In one Gossypium hirsutum isolate 1008001.06 chromosome D09, Gossypium_hirsutum_v2.1, whole genome shotgun sequence genomic region, the following are encoded:
- the LOC107929061 gene encoding transcriptional regulator SUPERMAN, producing MNVHRRERARLLRQSSTPPGDYKDQPSFLNLNPNPNPNFRSSSSLIAPSFCSTLPHHLSSSSSGFSNEMKKWRRKGAKSVFQVKEFKDYECNNNNLLKMKKKINESVRLELEVGVVSDSKEDLDLELRLG from the coding sequence ATGAATGTTCATAGGAGAGAGAGAGCTAGGTTATTAAGACAGTCATCTACTCCACCAGGAGACTACAAGGATCAGCCATCTTTTCTTAAccttaaccctaaccctaaccctaatttccgttcttcttcttctttgattGCCCCTTCATTTTGTTCTACATTACctcatcatctttcttcttcatcttctggTTTCTCTAATGAAATGAAGAAATGGCGAAGGAAGGGTGCAAAATCAGTTTTTCAAGTCAAGGAATTCAAGGATTAtgaatgtaataataataatttgttgaagatgaagaagaagattaaTGAGAGTGTAAGGTTGGAGTTAGAGGTTGGTGTGGTTAGTGATTCCAAGGAAGATTTGGATTTGGAACTTCGATTGGGATAA